One Chitinophaga parva DNA segment encodes these proteins:
- a CDS encoding (Fe-S)-binding protein: MHIVQAIVFLVVFVAAVYLFARKARQIRRNILLGRDVDLTDHPGQRWRNLLLLALGQKKMFRKPLVAVLHFFVYAGFIIINLEILEIVLDGLLAKHRLFSPILGGLYPWLISAFEVLAVLVIIGCAVFLIRRNVLHIRRFRGHDLDGWPRSDANYILITEIVLMTLFLTMNTADQVLQIRHYGHYAATGPFLVSGHLMPIFNPLSSWLLVLIERGAWWLHILGVLAFLNYLPYSKHLHILLSFPNSYYGDLNPKGKMENMPAVQHEVQLMMDPSLAANAPAGDGPPPKFGAKDIFDLTWKNLLDAYSCTECGRCTAACPANITGKKLSPRKIMMDTRDRAEAVGKIIDQHGGFQDDGKSLLRDYISEEELRACTTCNACVQECPVSINPLHIITQLRRHLVMEESSAPAEWNAMFSNIENNMAPWKFSPDDRDAWVNG, encoded by the coding sequence ATGCACATTGTACAGGCAATTGTTTTCCTCGTCGTATTTGTGGCAGCCGTTTACCTGTTTGCCCGCAAGGCCCGCCAGATACGGCGTAACATCCTCCTGGGCCGCGATGTAGACCTGACCGACCACCCCGGCCAGCGCTGGCGCAACCTGTTGCTGCTGGCATTGGGACAAAAGAAAATGTTCCGCAAGCCCCTGGTAGCTGTACTCCACTTCTTTGTATATGCCGGCTTTATCATCATTAACCTGGAAATACTGGAGATCGTGCTGGATGGCCTGCTGGCCAAACACCGCCTTTTCAGTCCCATCCTGGGCGGGCTGTATCCCTGGCTGATCAGCGCTTTTGAGGTGCTGGCCGTGCTGGTGATCATTGGCTGCGCGGTATTCCTTATCCGCAGGAATGTATTACACATCCGCCGTTTCCGCGGGCACGACCTGGATGGGTGGCCGCGCAGCGATGCCAATTATATCCTGATCACCGAGATCGTGCTCATGACCCTTTTCCTCACCATGAACACGGCAGACCAGGTATTGCAGATCCGCCATTATGGCCATTATGCGGCCACCGGTCCATTCCTGGTATCCGGCCATCTCATGCCCATTTTCAACCCGCTTTCCAGCTGGTTGCTGGTGCTCATAGAACGGGGCGCCTGGTGGCTGCATATCCTGGGTGTACTGGCCTTCCTCAACTACCTGCCTTACTCCAAGCACCTGCATATCTTATTATCCTTCCCCAACTCCTACTACGGAGACCTGAACCCAAAGGGTAAGATGGAAAACATGCCGGCAGTACAGCATGAAGTACAGTTGATGATGGATCCCAGCCTGGCGGCCAATGCGCCTGCCGGCGATGGCCCCCCGCCCAAATTTGGCGCGAAGGACATCTTTGACCTCACCTGGAAAAACCTGCTGGATGCTTACAGCTGCACAGAATGCGGCCGCTGCACGGCAGCCTGCCCGGCTAATATCACGGGCAAAAAACTGTCGCCCCGCAAGATCATGATGGACACCCGTGACCGTGCCGAGGCCGTGGGCAAGATCATAGACCAGCATGGCGGCTTCCAGGACGATGGCAAGTCCCTGCTGCGCGATTATATCAGTGAGGAGGAGCTGAGGGCCTGCACCACCTGCAATGCCTGTGTACAGGAATGCCCGGTGAGCATCAATCCCCTGCACATCATTACGCAATTGCGCCGCCACCTGGTGATGGAAGAAAGCAGTGCCCCTGCAGAATGGAATGCCATGTTCAGCAACATAGAAAACAATATGGCCCCCTGGAAATTCAGTCCCGACGACCGGGATGCGTGGGTAAATGGTTAA
- a CDS encoding phosphoribosyltransferase family protein, with amino-acid sequence MSTRNIILQQDSINKKLERIAYEIYEQNSEEQELILVGIWDRGLIIAHRIASILRHIAPFKIEVIELHIDKQDPGAVKLSATPDFNGKIIVLIDDVANSGRTMLYALKPFLDYHPRKIQTAVLVDRQHKSFPLSVDFVGYSLATTLQDMVMVDVEGEQILSAYLI; translated from the coding sequence ATGAGTACCCGCAACATTATTTTGCAACAGGATAGCATCAACAAAAAACTGGAACGCATTGCGTACGAGATCTATGAGCAGAACAGTGAAGAGCAGGAGCTCATCCTGGTAGGCATCTGGGACCGGGGCCTTATCATTGCCCACCGCATTGCCAGCATCCTGCGCCACATTGCGCCCTTTAAGATAGAAGTGATTGAATTACACATCGATAAACAAGATCCGGGTGCCGTGAAGCTCTCTGCCACACCGGACTTCAACGGGAAGATAATCGTGCTGATAGACGATGTGGCAAACTCTGGCCGCACCATGCTCTATGCCCTTAAGCCTTTCCTGGATTACCATCCCCGGAAGATCCAGACCGCCGTACTGGTAGACCGCCAGCACAAATCTTTCCCGCTGTCAGTAGACTTTGTAGGTTACTCCCTGGCCACCACCCTGCAGGATATGGTGATGGTGGACGTGGAGGGCGAGCAGATACTCAGTGCTTATTTGATCTAG
- a CDS encoding phospho-sugar mutase, whose product MDVNIQSKVDQWLNGNYDADTVAAIKDLQQHHPEELTDAFYRNLEFGTGGLRGVMGVGTNRMNKYTVGLATQGFANYLNQTFTGGEVKIAIAHDSRNNSRFFAETAANVMAANGIKVYLFESLRPTPELSFTIRHLGCQGGIVLTASHNPREYNGYKAYFDDGAQLIPPHDKNVIKEVEKITSIDEVKWTGGEDKITLIGKEIDDAYLTMLKGLSIFPDVIEKQHDLKIVYTPIHGTGIMLVPPALQRFGFTNVHVVEEQSKPDGNFPTVVYPNPEESEAMSIGLKKARELDADILLGTDPDADRVGIAVKNHKGEWVLLNGNQTAVLLFNYIIEGRKAKGLAKKTDYVCKTVVTSDLIDVFAAKNNINCYNVLTGFKWIAELIRKKEPAEKFICGGEESYGYMIGDNVRDKDAVASVAMICEMAAYTKSQGKTVFQQLIDLYVKYGFYKEHLISLTKKGMNGVAEIDAMMRGYRENPPTVIDGVSVAKIYDYQLQQIKDLKTGATEAIVLPKSNVLQFLLEDGSKISARPSGTEPKIKFYFSVHEHLPSADQFDAVDAQIEKRIKGIIEDMKLK is encoded by the coding sequence ATGGATGTAAATATTCAAAGCAAAGTTGACCAATGGTTAAATGGCAACTATGACGCCGACACCGTTGCGGCCATTAAGGACCTCCAGCAACATCACCCCGAAGAGCTGACGGACGCATTTTACCGTAACCTGGAATTTGGCACCGGTGGCCTGCGCGGCGTAATGGGCGTGGGTACCAACCGGATGAACAAGTACACGGTAGGCCTGGCCACCCAGGGCTTTGCCAACTATCTCAACCAAACCTTCACCGGCGGTGAAGTGAAAATAGCGATTGCGCACGACAGTCGCAACAACAGCCGCTTTTTTGCGGAAACTGCGGCCAATGTAATGGCGGCCAACGGTATTAAAGTATACCTCTTTGAAAGCCTGCGCCCCACCCCGGAGCTCAGCTTCACCATCCGCCACCTGGGTTGCCAGGGCGGTATTGTGCTCACCGCGTCTCACAACCCGCGGGAGTACAACGGCTATAAGGCCTACTTCGACGACGGCGCCCAGCTTATCCCGCCCCATGACAAGAACGTGATCAAGGAAGTGGAAAAGATCACCTCCATTGACGAAGTGAAATGGACCGGCGGCGAAGACAAGATCACTCTCATAGGCAAAGAAATTGACGACGCCTACCTCACCATGCTGAAAGGCCTGAGCATTTTCCCCGATGTTATTGAAAAACAGCACGACCTCAAGATCGTTTATACACCCATCCACGGCACCGGTATCATGCTGGTTCCCCCCGCCCTGCAGCGCTTTGGTTTTACCAACGTGCACGTGGTGGAAGAACAGTCCAAACCGGACGGCAACTTCCCCACCGTGGTATATCCCAATCCCGAGGAATCGGAAGCCATGAGCATTGGCCTTAAAAAAGCCAGGGAACTGGACGCAGACATCCTCCTGGGTACAGACCCCGATGCAGACCGTGTAGGCATTGCCGTTAAGAACCACAAGGGAGAATGGGTGCTGCTCAATGGCAACCAGACCGCCGTACTGCTCTTCAACTATATCATTGAAGGCCGCAAAGCCAAAGGCCTGGCCAAAAAGACGGACTACGTGTGCAAGACCGTGGTAACCTCTGACCTGATCGACGTATTTGCCGCCAAGAACAATATCAACTGCTACAATGTGCTCACCGGCTTCAAATGGATCGCAGAACTGATCCGCAAGAAAGAACCGGCGGAGAAATTCATCTGCGGTGGGGAAGAGTCTTATGGCTACATGATCGGTGACAATGTGCGCGACAAGGACGCCGTGGCTTCCGTAGCCATGATCTGCGAAATGGCCGCCTACACCAAGTCACAGGGCAAGACCGTGTTCCAGCAACTGATAGACCTGTATGTTAAATACGGCTTCTACAAAGAGCACCTGATCTCCCTGACCAAAAAAGGCATGAACGGGGTGGCAGAAATTGACGCCATGATGCGCGGCTACCGCGAAAACCCGCCCACAGTCATTGACGGGGTGTCCGTGGCTAAGATCTATGACTACCAGCTGCAACAGATCAAGGACCTGAAAACCGGTGCCACAGAAGCCATCGTACTGCCCAAGTCCAATGTACTGCAATTCCTCCTGGAAGACGGCAGCAAGATCTCCGCCCGCCCTTCCGGCACGGAACCCAAGATCAAATTCTACTTCAGCGTGCATGAACACCTGCCCTCCGCAGACCAGTTTGACGCCGTGGATGCGCAGATCGAAAAACGCATCAAGGGTATTATTGAGGACATGAAGCTGAAATAG
- a CDS encoding protein-L-isoaspartate(D-aspartate) O-methyltransferase has protein sequence MNRGYQRDFTDNYRHKGLRKQLVDTIRQKGITDENVLQAINNIPRHFFLDTAFEGIAYEDRAFPIGEGQTISQPYTVAYQTQLLEVKPFEKVLEIGTGSAYQTCVLGELKAHVYTIERQKKLFDLVKQFSFKSKYPTLRFFYGDGYEGLPTYGPFDKILVTAAAPEIPEKLLQQLKPGGRMVIPVGEKDVQRMMRFTKISDAEFDQEIFADFSFVPMLAGKNF, from the coding sequence ATGAACAGGGGATACCAAAGGGACTTCACCGACAATTACAGACACAAAGGTTTACGCAAACAGCTGGTAGACACGATCCGGCAAAAAGGCATTACAGACGAAAACGTGCTGCAAGCGATCAACAACATTCCCCGGCACTTTTTCCTTGACACTGCTTTTGAAGGCATTGCCTACGAAGACCGGGCCTTTCCCATCGGGGAAGGACAAACCATCTCCCAGCCTTATACCGTGGCTTACCAGACCCAGTTGCTCGAAGTGAAACCCTTTGAGAAAGTGCTGGAAATAGGCACCGGCAGCGCTTACCAGACCTGCGTGCTGGGAGAGTTGAAGGCCCACGTGTACACCATTGAGCGCCAGAAAAAGCTGTTTGACCTGGTGAAGCAATTTAGCTTTAAATCAAAGTATCCAACGTTAAGATTTTTTTACGGTGATGGCTATGAAGGCCTGCCTACCTATGGTCCTTTCGATAAGATCCTCGTTACCGCCGCCGCCCCGGAGATCCCGGAAAAACTGCTGCAGCAACTGAAGCCCGGGGGCAGGATGGTGATACCAGTAGGAGAGAAGGACGTGCAGCGCATGATGCGTTTCACCAAGATCAGTGATGCGGAATTTGACCAGGAGATCTTTGCAGATTTCTCCTTTGTGCCCATGCTGGCAGGAAAGAATTTTTAG
- a CDS encoding TonB-dependent receptor domain-containing protein: protein MKKWIALAAIVIATAQMNVHAQAPGGRPAGAAQRPGGGAQRPQGPAIGHIYGKLLDATTGKPVPYSSVALLRAKDSSVVTGMLSQPNGDFSLENLPMGAYLVRIDFMGYNRLQKKILITGQTAEQDLGNIKMSPNVKALAEVEVTGQKSAFQMGIDKKVFNVDRNLVSVGGTATDVLKSVPAVNVDIDGNVTVRNASPNIFVDGKPSTLTLDQIPADAIESVELVTNPSAKYDAEGMSGILNIVLKKNKKAGINGSVNASVANGNRYNAGGNIAVRQGKWNVFANYTINANHSTGYGYTHRTNFADSSSALNYLNQDDHNNSKPLFQFGRFGADYSIDNRNTVSLSQNIVAGDFKNYDNLLSTFQDAGHDITNLSDRVTNTDMSFRNYTTALNYTHNFAKPSQVLTVDANANFSRLHRGGDFITQAQDPLGNNLGQPVYQDNNTAGKTSFITLQSDYTNPIGKNGKLEAGLKTTLRNFTSTYDVFDIDTTTQESKFNPLLSNDYKYSEQIYAGYLNYANTIGKFGYQVGLRGEQYVYSGEIPSANEHFKPTKSRPGLFPSLFLSQKLNHDQELQLNYSRRVTRPNFFQLIPYRDYSDPQNQREGNPNLKPEYTNSFEFSYAKNWKSSNFLATLYYRNTTDLITTVSDAIGKDTLLTHYVNADKDNSYGAELTMKNTIIRGWDVTTNVNLYQTNLTVKSGDQSYSNNGFSWMAKINSETKLPANFTLQVNGTYQAPSVALPNGGGGTGGGGGGRGGGGGGGMQLAQSTAQGKIKGFSGVDMAVKKDFLKNKAASLTLALSDVFNTRQYQLTQVTPQFEQDYMRKRESRIVKLTFAYRFGKFDNNLFKRKKSNNQQSDDQFQTF, encoded by the coding sequence ATGAAAAAATGGATAGCGCTGGCGGCGATCGTGATCGCCACCGCACAGATGAACGTTCATGCACAGGCGCCGGGCGGCCGCCCGGCCGGTGCGGCGCAGCGGCCGGGTGGCGGCGCACAGCGCCCGCAGGGCCCTGCCATCGGGCATATTTACGGCAAACTGCTGGATGCCACTACCGGTAAACCCGTGCCTTACAGCTCCGTAGCCCTGCTCCGCGCCAAAGACAGCTCCGTGGTGACCGGCATGCTGTCGCAACCCAACGGCGACTTCAGCCTCGAAAACCTTCCCATGGGCGCCTACCTGGTGCGCATTGATTTTATGGGCTATAACCGCCTGCAGAAAAAAATACTGATCACCGGGCAAACTGCCGAACAGGACCTGGGCAATATCAAAATGAGCCCGAACGTGAAAGCCCTGGCCGAGGTAGAAGTGACTGGCCAGAAAAGTGCTTTCCAGATGGGTATTGATAAAAAAGTGTTCAACGTGGACCGCAACCTCGTGAGCGTGGGCGGAACCGCCACAGACGTGCTGAAAAGCGTGCCCGCAGTGAATGTGGACATTGACGGCAACGTAACCGTGCGCAATGCATCGCCCAATATCTTCGTGGACGGTAAGCCCTCCACCCTCACGCTGGACCAGATTCCCGCAGACGCCATTGAAAGCGTGGAACTGGTGACCAATCCCAGCGCCAAGTACGACGCCGAGGGCATGTCCGGCATCCTGAACATTGTGCTGAAGAAAAATAAGAAGGCGGGCATTAACGGCTCTGTGAACGCCAGCGTGGCTAACGGCAACCGGTACAATGCCGGCGGCAACATCGCCGTGCGCCAGGGCAAATGGAACGTGTTTGCCAACTACACGATCAACGCTAACCACTCCACCGGCTACGGCTATACGCACCGGACCAACTTTGCCGACAGCAGTTCCGCGCTCAATTACCTGAACCAGGATGACCACAATAACAGCAAACCGCTGTTCCAGTTTGGCCGCTTTGGGGCTGACTATTCCATCGACAACCGGAACACGGTCTCCCTGTCGCAGAACATTGTGGCCGGTGATTTCAAGAACTACGACAACCTGCTGAGCACCTTCCAGGATGCAGGCCATGACATCACCAACCTGAGTGACCGTGTGACCAACACAGACATGAGCTTCCGCAACTACACCACGGCACTGAACTACACGCACAACTTTGCAAAACCCAGCCAGGTACTGACGGTGGACGCGAATGCCAACTTCTCCCGCCTGCACCGCGGTGGGGACTTCATCACCCAGGCGCAGGACCCGCTGGGCAATAACCTGGGCCAGCCCGTGTACCAGGATAATAACACAGCCGGCAAAACCAGCTTCATCACCCTCCAGAGCGACTATACCAATCCCATTGGCAAGAACGGCAAGCTGGAAGCGGGTCTGAAGACCACTCTCCGCAATTTTACCAGCACGTACGACGTATTTGATATTGATACCACCACCCAGGAAAGCAAATTCAACCCGCTGCTGTCTAACGATTATAAATACAGTGAGCAGATCTATGCCGGTTACCTGAACTATGCCAACACCATTGGCAAGTTTGGCTACCAGGTAGGCCTGCGCGGGGAACAATATGTATACTCCGGCGAAATTCCCAGCGCCAATGAGCACTTCAAACCTACGAAGAGCCGTCCCGGCCTGTTTCCCAGCCTGTTCCTGAGCCAGAAACTGAACCATGACCAGGAATTGCAGCTGAACTACAGCCGCCGTGTGACGCGCCCCAACTTTTTCCAGCTCATCCCTTACCGCGACTACAGCGATCCGCAGAACCAGCGCGAGGGTAACCCGAACCTGAAACCGGAATACACCAACAGCTTCGAGTTTTCCTACGCCAAAAACTGGAAAAGCAGCAATTTCCTGGCTACCCTTTACTACCGCAATACCACAGACCTGATCACCACCGTGAGCGATGCCATTGGCAAAGACACCCTGCTGACCCATTATGTGAATGCAGACAAGGACAACTCTTACGGTGCGGAGCTGACTATGAAGAACACCATCATCCGCGGCTGGGATGTGACTACGAACGTAAATCTCTACCAGACCAACCTGACGGTGAAATCCGGTGACCAAAGCTACTCCAACAATGGCTTTAGCTGGATGGCAAAGATCAATTCAGAGACCAAGCTGCCGGCTAACTTTACCCTGCAGGTGAACGGTACCTACCAGGCGCCTTCCGTGGCACTGCCCAATGGTGGCGGCGGTACAGGCGGTGGTGGCGGTGGCCGCGGTGGTGGCGGCGGCGGCGGCATGCAGCTGGCCCAATCTACCGCGCAGGGCAAGATCAAAGGTTTCAGCGGTGTGGATATGGCTGTGAAAAAGGATTTCCTTAAGAACAAGGCAGCTTCCCTTACCCTGGCCCTGTCTGACGTGTTTAACACCCGCCAGTACCAACTTACCCAGGTTACGCCGCAATTTGAACAGGACTACATGCGCAAGCGTGAATCCCGCATTGTGAAGCTCACGTTTGCCTACCGCTTTGGTAAGTTTGACAACAACCTGTTCAAACGCAAAAAGAGCAATAACCAGCAGTCAGACGACCAGTTCCAGACCTTTTAA